A genomic stretch from Anopheles nili chromosome X, idAnoNiliSN_F5_01, whole genome shotgun sequence includes:
- the LOC128729293 gene encoding 40S ribosomal protein S14a, producing MAPSRKNKVVKEEVQVSLGPQVRDGEVVFGVAHIYASFNDTFVHVTDLSGKETISRVTGGMKVKADRDEASPYAAMLAAQDVAEKCKSLGITALHIKLRATGGNRTKTPGPGAQSALRALARSSMKIGRIEDVTPIPSDSTRRKGGRRGRRL from the exons ATGGCTCCGTCTCGGAAGAATAAAGTCGTCAAGGAGGAAGTGCAGGTGTCCCTCGGCCCGCAGGTGCGCGATGGCGAGGTCGTTTTCGGAGTGGCTCACATTTATGCCAGCTTCAACGACACCTTCGTACACGTCACAGATCTATCGGGCAAAGAAACCATCTCCCGTGTAACCGGTGGTATGAAGGTGAAGGCCGATCGTGATGAGGCATCACCTTACGCAGCTATGTTGGCCGCTCAG GATGTGGCCGAGAAGTGCAAATCTCTCGGGATTACCGCTCTGCACATTAAGCTGCgtgccaccggtggaaatCGCACCAAGACTCCCGGACCGGGTGCCCAGTCGGCTCTGCGTGCGCTGGCCCGTTCGTCGATGAAGATTGGCCGTATTGAGGACGTGACGCCGATTCCGTCCGACTCGACCCGCAGGAAGGGAGGCCGTCGCGGTCGTCGTCTATAA
- the LOC128729298 gene encoding xenotropic and polytropic retrovirus receptor 1, translating into MKFAEHLSAHITPEWRKQYINYEEMKAMLYTANEEAPALDSVEEDVRKRHFANFDENFYHYCDQELKKINTFYSEKLAEATRKYAALITQLRTTLESQQKSKSKGHSHKPINLPYRKAQELKLAFSEFYLSLILLQNYQNLNHTGFRKILKKHDKILASDNGAHYQKENVEMSHFFVNKDIDKLINDTETTVTSQLEGGDRQRAMKRLRVPPLGEQQSPWTTFKVGLFSGSFVVLFVAVILSAIFHDGASSENLKIAFRLYRGPLLLIEFIFLIGVNIYGWRSSGVNHVLIFELDPRNHLSEQHLMEMAAIFGVVWTLSLLSFLYSASLSIPPYVNPLLMTGIMIGFLINPLRVFRYEARFWLLKTVGRMVAAPFFHVGFADFWLADQLNSLVTALLDFQFLTCFYVTNGNWLEAGNTRQCMEESYIIRPLVNCLPAWFRFAQCLRRYRDSREAFPHLVNAGKYATTFCVVIFATLRSANASKYEDSSENVFLWLWLLSSVVSSCYAYSWDIKMDWGLFDKNAGENTFLREEIVYSMPFFYYFAIIEDLVLRFVWILTYALTENKLVSGDLMTSILAPLEVFRRFVWNFFRLENEHLNNCGKFRAVRDISIAPIDSNDQVIILKMMDEEDGVVNRYTKHNRPKPKKVKDDRRPLLPAFKGTHEATPTDATSTKNV; encoded by the exons ATGAAATTCGCCGAGCATCTCTCCGCACACATCACACCGGAATGGCGCAAGCAGTACATCAATTACGAG GAAATGAAAGCGATGCTTTACACCGCCAACGAGGAGGCACCGGCCCTCGACAGCGTGGAGGAGGACGTACGAAAGCGCCACTTTGCCAACTTTGACGAAAACTTCTACCACTACTGTGATCAGGAGCTGAAGAAGATCAACACGTTCTACTCGGAGAAGCTGGCGGAGGCGACGCGAAAGTATGCCGCCCTTATCACGCAGCTGCGGACAACGCTCGAGAGCCAACAGAAGAGCAAGAGCAAGGGCCACAGCCACAAACCGATCAATTTGCCGTACCGGAAGGCACAGGAGCTTAAGCTCGCGTTCAGCGAGTTCTACCTCAGCCTGATACTGCTGCAAAACTATCAGAACCTCAACCACACCGGTTTCCGCAAGATCCTGAAGAAGCACGACAAGATACTTGCGTCCGACAATGGCGCCCACTACCAGAAGGAAAACGTGGAAATGAGCCACTTTTTCGTCAACAAGGACATCGACAAGCTGATCAACGACACGGAAACGACGGTCACGTCGCAGCTCGAGGGTGGCGATCGGCAGCGGGCGATGAAACGGCTGCGGGTGCCACCATTAGGCGAACAGCAGAGTCCCTGGACCACATTTAAGGTTGGCCTGTTCAGTGGCAGCTTCGTGGTGCTATTTGTTGCCGTCATCCTGTCGGCCATCTTCCACGATGGCGCCTCGAGCGAGAATCTCAAAATCGCCTTCCGGCTATACCGTGGCCCGTTGCTGCTGATCGAGTTTATCTTTCTGATTGGCGTGAACATCTACGGTTGGCGGTCGTCTGGCGTTAATCATGTGCTTATATTCGAGCTGGACCCACGCAACCACCTTTCCGAACAGCACCTTATGGAGATGGCGGCCATctttggtgtggtgtggaCGCTCAGCCTGCTGAGCTTTCTGTACAGTGCCAGCTTGAGCATACCGCCGTACGTTAACCCGCTGCTGATGACCGGGATCATGATCGGTTTCCTTATTAACCCGCTGCGGGTGTTTCGCTACGAGGCGCGCTTTTGGTTGCTGAAGACCGTCGGTCGGATGGTGGCCGCACCGTTCTTTCACGTCGGTTTCGCTGATTTCTGGCTGGCGGATCAGCTGAACAGCCTTGTTACAGCGTTGTTGGATTTTCAGTTCCTAACATGCTTTTACGTAACCAACGGCAACTGGTTGGAGGCAGGCA ATACCCGCCAATGTATGGAAGAAAGCTACATCATCCGGCCTTTGGTGAACTGCTTACCGGCATGGTTCCGATTTGCGCAATGTCTACGACGTTACAGGGATTCTCGGGAAGCGTTCCCGCATCTGGTAAACGCTGGCAAATATGCAACTACATTTTGCGTTGTTATATTCGCCACCTTACGTTCCGCGAATGCTT CCAAATACGAAGACTCTTCGGAGAACGTATTTCTTTGGTTGTGGCTTCTGAGTTCCGTCGTTTCGTCCTGTTATGCGTACTCTTGGGACATCAAAATGGATTGGGGGTTGTTCGATAAAAATGCGGGAGAAAACACGTTTCTACGTGAAGAGATCGTCTATTCGATGCCG TTTTTCTACTACTTCGCCATCATTGAGGATCTGGTTCTGCGCTTCGTTTGGATTCTAACGTATGCGCTTACGGAGAATAAGCTTGTCAGCGGTGATCTTATGACTTCGATCCTCGCGCCACTGGAAGTGTTTCGTCGTTTTGTGTGGAACTTCTTCCGCCTCGAGAACGAACATCTCAACAACTGCGGTAAGTTCCGTGCCGTGCGAGACATTTCTATTGCTCCGATAGACTCGAACGATCAAGTGATCATATTGAAAATGATGGACGAAGAGGATGGCGTTGTTAATCG GTACACTAAACACAACCGACCAAAGCCTAAAAAAGTGAAAGACGACCGAAGACCATTGCTGCCCGCGTTTAAGGGTACGCACGAAGCCACCCCAACGGATGCCACCAGCACCAAGAATGTTTAA
- the LOC128729299 gene encoding 39S ribosomal protein L38, mitochondrial → MALIIQSEYFLLRLNALQYLHARHGHRLRGRAPGIAKTLQERLESEKTVDPEVSRPVNIGFPYLKPARSAQLSERLAHLKAQRNNSELERLSRERKLQVDLELVREDWLKTSGPFHIQRVAEHYGIFEHLFGSAYFVPRVELRIQYEAGDLLHPVRYGNMLKPRETQSAPMVQFDDRFSFNGESVAEGQKSWWCLLLTNPDGHFEDSEMEYCHWFIGNIPNGDVAKGEVVVPYLQPIPPKGTGYHRHVFVLYKQEAKLDFAPYRQTEPYDLPGRTFSTLDFYRQHQDSITPAGLAFFQANWDDSLPAFYHEKLQLQHPVFEYDFPAPYIRAQEWFPLRKPFNLYMDKYRDPAQVRKEYLTRKLAKTHPFDGPEKPLRFPNAHPVRDVPSWLRTEIRKDRLGWGRINDI, encoded by the exons ATGGCTCTCATAATTCAAAGTGAATATTTTCTGCTTAGATTAAATGCTTTGCAATACCTACATGCTCGACATGGACATCGATTGCGTGGTCGAGCCCCCGGCATTGCCAAGACTCTGCAAGAGCGATTGGAAA GTGAAAAAACAGTTGACCCCGAAGTCAGCCGGCCGGTCAACATCGGATTTCCCTACTTGAAACCAGCCCGATCCGCTCAGCTATCTGAACGTCTCGCGCATTTGAAAGCCCAAAGAAACAATTCCGAACTGGAGCGACTCTCGCGGGAACGGAAAT TACAAGTTGACCTAGAGTTGGTGCGGGAGGATTGGCTAAAAACGAGCGGTCCGTTCCACATCCAGCGTGTCGCTGAGCATTACGGCATATTTGAACATTTATTCGGTTCAGCCTACTTTGTGCCGCGTGTTGAACTACGCATCCAATATGAGGCTGGAGACCTACTGCATCCTGTCCGTTACGGGAACATGCTAAAGCCAAGAGAAACCCAATCTGCACCGATGGTGCAGTTCGATGATCGTTTCAGTTTTAATGGGGAAAGTGTCGCAGAAGGGCAGAAGAGCTGGTGGTGCCTACTGCTTACCAATCCAGACGGGCATTTCGAGGATAGCGAAATGGAATATTGCCACTGGTTCAT TGGCAACATTCCCAACGGAGATGTCGCGAAGGGTGAGGTGGTGGTGCCATACCTGCAACCAATTCCACCCAAAGGCACCGGCTATCATCGCCACGTGTTCGTACTGTACAAGCAAGAGGCCAAGCTGGATTTCGCGCCATATCGGCAAACGGAACCGTACGATCTGCCGGGGCGTACATTCAGCACGCTCGATTTCTACCGCCAGCACCAAGACAGTATCACACCCGCTGGGTTAGCGTTCTTCCAGGCCAACTGGGACGACAGCCTGCCCGCATTCTATCACGAaaaactgcagctgcagcatccGGTGTTCGAGTACGACTTCCCGGCGCCGTACATCCGCGCACAGGAATGGTTCCCGCTCCGCAAGCCGTTCAACCTGTACATGGACAAGTACCGCGATCCGGCCCAGGTCCGCAAAGAGTATCTGACGCGTAAGCTCGCCAAAACGCATCCGTTTGATGGACCAGAGAAACCGCTGCGCTTCCCGAACGCTCACCCGGTGCGTGACGTACCGTCTTGGCTTCGCACGGAAATTCGAAAGGACCGTCTCGGATGGGGCAGGATAAACGATATCTAG